Proteins encoded together in one Gigantopelta aegis isolate Gae_Host chromosome 8, Gae_host_genome, whole genome shotgun sequence window:
- the LOC121379926 gene encoding uncharacterized protein LOC121379926 isoform X1 codes for MKNLHTNFTLLLVTSVGFLSALTLSPRNKIGTSEGREKDDKDVVVLHHAVRGFPDNESSLVYELAHQQTLSDSQHSQVGEIHSKNRHKPRKVKQITYRFVARQKFTAGGNQKQNQNEEKVLLQDPVVRNEKSVESLSYGENVIAKSEALQQVNSGLDSSVPKMVVTIATTVAALFGMCVMAAIFQCCCRKKRREGDTDDAKSDKSSETRRSKSPSPVKQKLVDSDGLVDDKSEGDQLLVDDELGDFSMVQRETEILKSYRKPPPPKNRARASRPPKIKCISSEENSSVSAVIDEEPSGSTSSRQGSQRTSPEKKTENDENETTNKQSDSTDEENKVSFSTAQTLLESVLSEAKGQVTDNAVESKTVSGQTTPSSSRKPSAEDRNTNTEQSGASSMLCDSHTNGGNIFLQIDPTVKRKENMGSKNTSKIPVKQSVSAPTEGAKRRPPSDHKEQRKFIVPSVHGDQMDQLVQSLKSKMKEDTSQSARNLSVNKVSPTRDDEDLKPVGRDRCYSDPTKQNALNPTHV; via the exons ATGAAGAATCTCCACACCAACTTCACCCTTCTCCTTGTGACGAGTGTCGGCTTCCTGTCTGCTCTCACCCTGAGCCCACGTAACAAGATAGGGACAAGTGAGGGAAGAGAGAAGGATGATAAAGACGTTGTCGTACTGCACCATGCAGTGAGAGGATTTCCCGACAATGAGTCATCACTTGTTTACGAACTTGCTCATCAGCAAACATTGAGCGATAGCCAACACAGCCAAGTGGGAGAAATTCACTCCAAAAATAGACACAAGCcaagaaaagtaaaacaaattacctACAGGTTTGTGGCGAGGCAGAAATTTACAGCAGGTGGGAACCAAAAGCAAAACCAAAACGAGGAGAAAGTTTTACTACAGGACCCGGTGGTGAGGAACGAAAAGAGTGTGGAATCTTTGTCATATGGAGAAAATGTGATTGCAAAGTCAGAGGCGTTGCAACAGGTTAACAGTGGTCTGGATTCTAGTGTTCCTAAAATGGTTGTTACTATAGCCACAACAGTAGCGGCTCTGTTTGGCATGTGTGTTATGGCGGCAATATTTCAGTGCTGTTGTCGGAAGAAACGGCGTGAGGGAGATACCGATGACGCGAAGAGTGACAAGAGTTCCGAGACGCGCAGGTCAAAATCCCCGTCGCCCGTCAAGCAGAAACTCGTTGATTCAGATGGACTCGTAGATGA TAAATCTGAAGGAGACCAGTTATTGGTGGACGATGAACTTGGAGATTTTTCCATGGTTCAACGAGAAACAGAAATTCTCAAATCA taccgaaaaccaccaccacccaagAACCGAGCCCGAGCATCTCGACCTCCGAAGATAAAATGTATCAGTTCCGAAGAAAACTCATCAGTGTCTGCG GTTATCGACGAGGAACCGTCGGGTAGTACCAGTTCCCGACAAGGATCTCAGCGAACCAGTCCAGAGAAGAAAACTGAAAATGACGAGAATGagacaacaaacaaacagagtGATTCTACGGACGAAGAAAACAAGGTGTCGTTTAGCACCGCACAAACACTTCTTGAGAGTGTCCTGTCCGAGGCCAAAGGGCAGGTAACTGACAATGCAGTTGAAAGTAAGACAGTGAGTGGGCAGACAACTCCGTCCTCGTCGAGGAAGCCGTCTGCGGAGGACAGGAACACAAACACTGAACAAAGTGGTGCTAGTTCTATGTTGTGTGACTCTCATACAAATGGAGGAAACATTTTCTTACAAATTGACCCTActgtgaaaagaaaggaaaatatGGGAAGTAAAAACACCAGTAAAATTCCTGTCAAACAATCCG TTTCAGCCCCAACAGAGGGAGCCAAACGAAGACCCCCCAGTGACCACAAAGAGCAGAGAAAATTCAT aGTGCCGTCAGTACACGGAGATCAGATGGACCAGCTAGTACAAT CACTGAAATCCAAGATGAAAGAAGACACATCACAAAGTGCCAGAAACCTGTCTGTTAACAAAGTATCCCCCACTAGG
- the LOC121379926 gene encoding uncharacterized protein LOC121379926 isoform X2 has protein sequence MKNLHTNFTLLLVTSVGFLSALTLSPRNKIGTSEGREKDDKDVVVLHHAVRGFPDNESSLVYELAHQQTLSDSQHSQVGEIHSKNRHKPRKVKQITYRFVARQKFTAGGNQKQNQNEEKVLLQDPVVRNEKSVESLSYGENVIAKSEALQQVNSGLDSSVPKMVVTIATTVAALFGMCVMAAIFQCCCRKKRREGDTDDAKSDKSSETRRSKSPSPVKQKLVDSDGLVDDKSEGDQLLVDDELGDFSMVQRETEILKSYRKPPPPKNRARASRPPKIKCISSEENSSVSAVIDEEPSGSTSSRQGSQRTSPEKKTENDENETTNKQSDSTDEENKVSFSTAQTLLESVLSEAKGQVTDNAVESKTVSGQTTPSSSRKPSAEDRNTNTEQSGASSMLCDSHTNGGNIFLQIDPTVKRKENMGSKNTSKIPVKQSAPTEGAKRRPPSDHKEQRKFIVPSVHGDQMDQLVQSLKSKMKEDTSQSARNLSVNKVSPTRDDEDLKPVGRDRCYSDPTKQNALNPTHV, from the exons ATGAAGAATCTCCACACCAACTTCACCCTTCTCCTTGTGACGAGTGTCGGCTTCCTGTCTGCTCTCACCCTGAGCCCACGTAACAAGATAGGGACAAGTGAGGGAAGAGAGAAGGATGATAAAGACGTTGTCGTACTGCACCATGCAGTGAGAGGATTTCCCGACAATGAGTCATCACTTGTTTACGAACTTGCTCATCAGCAAACATTGAGCGATAGCCAACACAGCCAAGTGGGAGAAATTCACTCCAAAAATAGACACAAGCcaagaaaagtaaaacaaattacctACAGGTTTGTGGCGAGGCAGAAATTTACAGCAGGTGGGAACCAAAAGCAAAACCAAAACGAGGAGAAAGTTTTACTACAGGACCCGGTGGTGAGGAACGAAAAGAGTGTGGAATCTTTGTCATATGGAGAAAATGTGATTGCAAAGTCAGAGGCGTTGCAACAGGTTAACAGTGGTCTGGATTCTAGTGTTCCTAAAATGGTTGTTACTATAGCCACAACAGTAGCGGCTCTGTTTGGCATGTGTGTTATGGCGGCAATATTTCAGTGCTGTTGTCGGAAGAAACGGCGTGAGGGAGATACCGATGACGCGAAGAGTGACAAGAGTTCCGAGACGCGCAGGTCAAAATCCCCGTCGCCCGTCAAGCAGAAACTCGTTGATTCAGATGGACTCGTAGATGA TAAATCTGAAGGAGACCAGTTATTGGTGGACGATGAACTTGGAGATTTTTCCATGGTTCAACGAGAAACAGAAATTCTCAAATCA taccgaaaaccaccaccacccaagAACCGAGCCCGAGCATCTCGACCTCCGAAGATAAAATGTATCAGTTCCGAAGAAAACTCATCAGTGTCTGCG GTTATCGACGAGGAACCGTCGGGTAGTACCAGTTCCCGACAAGGATCTCAGCGAACCAGTCCAGAGAAGAAAACTGAAAATGACGAGAATGagacaacaaacaaacagagtGATTCTACGGACGAAGAAAACAAGGTGTCGTTTAGCACCGCACAAACACTTCTTGAGAGTGTCCTGTCCGAGGCCAAAGGGCAGGTAACTGACAATGCAGTTGAAAGTAAGACAGTGAGTGGGCAGACAACTCCGTCCTCGTCGAGGAAGCCGTCTGCGGAGGACAGGAACACAAACACTGAACAAAGTGGTGCTAGTTCTATGTTGTGTGACTCTCATACAAATGGAGGAAACATTTTCTTACAAATTGACCCTActgtgaaaagaaaggaaaatatGGGAAGTAAAAACACCAGTAAAATTCCTGTCAAACAATCCG CCCCAACAGAGGGAGCCAAACGAAGACCCCCCAGTGACCACAAAGAGCAGAGAAAATTCAT aGTGCCGTCAGTACACGGAGATCAGATGGACCAGCTAGTACAAT CACTGAAATCCAAGATGAAAGAAGACACATCACAAAGTGCCAGAAACCTGTCTGTTAACAAAGTATCCCCCACTAGG